A portion of the Burkholderia pseudomultivorans genome contains these proteins:
- a CDS encoding DegT/DnrJ/EryC1/StrS family aminotransferase, which translates to MSQTTAPFLPFTRPEIDEETIQGVVEVLRSGWITTGPQCQKFEAALSEYCGGRPVRAFNSGTCTLEIGLRIAGVGPGDEVITTPASWVSTSNVILETGATPVFADIDPVTRNIDLDKLEQAITPRTKAIIPVYLAGLPVDMDRLYAIARAHNLRVIEDAAQALGSTWNGKRIGAIGDIVSFSFHANKNLTTIEGGALVLNNDDEATLAQKYRLQGITRSGFDGMDCDVLGGKYNLTDVAARVGLGQLPHLERFTAQRRALVRAYFAAFEGGAAAKLGVGLPVADFENCNWHMFQVTLPLDRLSISRAEFMAQMKERGIGTGVHYPAIHLFTLYRARGFTEGMFPHAERYGASTVTLPLFTQMTEDDVRRVVDATNQICEQYGK; encoded by the coding sequence ATGAGCCAGACTACCGCACCGTTTCTGCCGTTCACCCGCCCCGAGATCGACGAGGAAACCATCCAGGGCGTCGTCGAAGTGCTGCGCTCGGGCTGGATCACCACCGGCCCGCAGTGCCAGAAGTTCGAGGCCGCGCTGTCCGAGTACTGCGGCGGCCGCCCGGTGCGCGCGTTCAACTCGGGCACCTGCACGCTGGAGATCGGCCTGCGCATCGCGGGCGTCGGCCCCGGCGACGAGGTGATCACGACGCCGGCGTCGTGGGTGTCGACCAGCAACGTGATCCTCGAGACCGGCGCGACGCCCGTGTTCGCCGACATCGACCCCGTCACGCGCAACATCGATCTCGACAAGCTCGAACAGGCGATCACGCCGCGCACCAAGGCGATCATCCCCGTCTATCTGGCCGGCCTGCCGGTCGACATGGACCGCCTCTACGCGATCGCGCGCGCGCACAACCTGCGCGTGATCGAGGATGCCGCGCAGGCGCTCGGCTCGACGTGGAACGGCAAGCGCATCGGCGCGATCGGCGACATCGTGTCGTTCAGCTTCCACGCGAACAAGAACCTGACGACGATCGAGGGCGGCGCGCTCGTGCTGAACAACGACGACGAAGCGACGCTCGCGCAGAAATACCGGCTGCAGGGCATCACGCGCAGCGGCTTCGACGGCATGGACTGCGACGTGCTCGGCGGCAAGTACAACCTGACCGACGTCGCCGCGCGCGTCGGCCTCGGCCAGCTGCCGCACCTCGAGCGCTTCACCGCGCAGCGCCGCGCGCTCGTGCGTGCGTATTTCGCCGCGTTCGAGGGCGGTGCGGCCGCGAAGCTCGGCGTCGGCCTGCCGGTCGCCGATTTCGAGAACTGCAACTGGCACATGTTCCAGGTCACGCTGCCGCTCGATAGGCTGTCGATCTCGCGCGCCGAGTTCATGGCGCAGATGAAGGAGCGCGGGATCGGCACGGGCGTGCACTACCCGGCGATCCATCTTTTCACGCTGTACCGCGCGCGCGGCTTCACGGAGGGCATGTTCCCCCACGCCGAGCGGTACGGCGCGTCGACCGTCACGCTGCCGCTCTTCACGCAGATGACGGAAGACGACGTGCGTCGCGTCGTCGACGCCACCAATCAGATTTGCGAACAATACGGAAAGTAA
- a CDS encoding formyltransferase: MKPRAVVFAYHNVGVRCLQVLLARGVDVALVVTHEDNPNENIWFGSVASVAAEHGIPVLTPADPADPALRRAVSAAQPDFIFSFYYRHMLPADLLAIAPRGAYNMHGSLLPKYRGRVPTNWAVLNGETETGATLHEMAAKPDAGAIVGQTAVPILPDDTAAQVFDKVTVAAEQTLWRVLPALLAGEAPHLPNDLAAGSYYGGRKPEDGRIDWSKPAAQVYNLVRAVAPPYPGAFTEIDGMRFVVARARLAAPGSAAAIAAADLPPGLHVSDNALFGVCGDSRALSILELWQQRDGGETVVTPAEFAQFIHSSRHS; encoded by the coding sequence GTGAAGCCGCGCGCCGTCGTATTCGCGTACCACAACGTCGGCGTGCGCTGCCTGCAGGTGCTGCTGGCGCGCGGCGTCGACGTCGCCCTCGTCGTCACGCACGAGGACAACCCGAACGAGAACATCTGGTTCGGCAGCGTCGCCTCGGTCGCGGCCGAGCACGGCATCCCGGTGCTCACGCCGGCCGACCCGGCCGATCCGGCGCTGCGCCGCGCGGTATCGGCCGCGCAGCCGGATTTCATCTTCTCGTTCTACTACCGCCACATGCTGCCGGCGGACCTGCTCGCGATCGCGCCGCGCGGCGCGTACAACATGCACGGTTCGCTGCTGCCGAAATACCGGGGTCGGGTGCCGACCAACTGGGCCGTGCTGAACGGCGAGACCGAGACCGGCGCGACGCTGCACGAGATGGCCGCCAAGCCCGACGCGGGCGCGATCGTCGGCCAGACCGCGGTGCCGATCCTGCCGGACGACACCGCCGCGCAGGTGTTCGACAAGGTCACGGTCGCCGCCGAGCAGACGCTCTGGCGCGTGCTGCCGGCGCTGCTCGCCGGCGAAGCGCCGCATCTGCCGAACGATCTGGCGGCCGGCAGCTACTACGGCGGGCGCAAGCCCGAGGACGGCCGCATCGACTGGTCGAAACCGGCCGCGCAGGTCTACAACCTCGTGCGCGCGGTCGCGCCCCCTTACCCGGGTGCGTTTACGGAGATCGACGGCATGCGCTTCGTCGTCGCGCGCGCGCGCCTCGCCGCGCCCGGCAGCGCCGCTGCGATCGCGGCCGCGGATTTGCCGCCCGGCCTGCACGTAAGCGATAATGCGCTATTCGGCGTCTGCGGCGACAGCCGCGCCCTATCCATACTCGAGCTGTGGCAGCAGCGCGACGGCGGCGAAACCGTCGTGACGCCCGCGGAATTCGCGCAGTTCATTCATTCTTCCCGTCATTCATGA
- a CDS encoding glycosyltransferase family 39 protein, producing the protein MNDTPSRLPLNRIALVLLLIAFAVIWFAPLGLRHLIPSDEGRYAEMAREMFVTGDWITPRYNGYKYFEKPPLQTWLNALTFAWFGIGEWQARLYTALASFGGVLLVGFTGARLFNPLSGFLAAVVLACSPYWNLMGHFNALDMGLAFWMALSLCALLLAQRPGLRPAAVRGWMWTCWAAMAFAVLSKGLVGLILPGAVLVLYTLIARDWALWKRLYLVSGLVIFFAIATPWFVLVQQRNPEFFNFFFIVQQFRRYLTPEQNRPGPFYYFVPVLLVGFLPWLSVAWQSLRHALRMPRQPNGFSPMLVLLIWSAFIFLFFSASHSKLISYVLPVAPALALMIGAYLPLMTADRFRRHLLGYLVFFVVAAFGIIFLARLGDARTPNALYRAFQVWLYAGLAVAAALTLAAAWLNRRAGAAAAITMFGAAWLAFGTIGGTGHDEFGRYSSGALIAPAVRAELAKLPPDTPFYSIEMLDHTFPFYVGHTTIMVQRQDELAFGISVEPNKWIPTVDEWVARWKQDTHALAIMAPGQYDTLVRQGVPMRVIARDNRRVIVEKPQS; encoded by the coding sequence ATGAACGATACGCCGTCGAGGCTACCGCTCAATCGCATCGCGCTCGTCCTCCTGCTGATCGCGTTCGCCGTGATCTGGTTCGCGCCGCTCGGGCTGCGCCACCTGATCCCGAGCGACGAAGGCCGCTACGCGGAAATGGCGCGCGAGATGTTCGTCACCGGCGACTGGATCACGCCGCGCTACAACGGCTACAAGTACTTCGAGAAGCCGCCGCTGCAGACCTGGCTCAACGCGCTGACGTTCGCGTGGTTCGGTATCGGCGAATGGCAGGCGCGCCTGTACACGGCGCTCGCGAGCTTCGGCGGCGTGCTGCTGGTCGGCTTCACCGGCGCGCGGCTGTTCAACCCGCTGTCCGGCTTCCTCGCCGCGGTCGTGCTCGCGTGCTCGCCGTACTGGAACCTGATGGGCCATTTCAACGCGCTCGACATGGGGCTCGCGTTCTGGATGGCGCTGTCGCTCTGCGCGCTGCTGCTCGCGCAGCGGCCCGGGCTGCGCCCCGCCGCGGTGCGCGGCTGGATGTGGACGTGCTGGGCGGCGATGGCGTTCGCCGTGCTGTCCAAGGGCCTGGTCGGGCTGATCCTGCCCGGCGCCGTGCTGGTGCTCTATACGCTGATCGCGCGCGACTGGGCGCTGTGGAAGCGGCTCTATCTCGTCAGCGGGCTGGTGATCTTCTTCGCGATCGCGACGCCGTGGTTCGTGCTCGTGCAGCAGCGCAACCCCGAATTCTTCAACTTCTTCTTCATCGTCCAGCAGTTCCGCCGGTACCTGACCCCGGAACAGAACCGTCCGGGCCCGTTCTACTACTTCGTCCCGGTGCTGCTGGTCGGCTTCCTGCCGTGGCTGTCGGTCGCATGGCAGAGCCTGCGCCACGCGCTGCGCATGCCGCGCCAGCCGAACGGCTTCTCGCCGATGCTGGTGCTGCTGATCTGGAGCGCGTTCATCTTCCTGTTCTTCAGCGCGTCGCATTCGAAGCTGATCTCGTACGTGCTGCCGGTCGCGCCGGCGCTCGCGCTGATGATCGGCGCGTACCTGCCGCTGATGACGGCCGACCGGTTCCGCCGCCACCTGCTCGGCTATCTGGTGTTCTTCGTCGTCGCCGCGTTCGGCATCATCTTCCTCGCGCGCCTGGGCGACGCCCGCACGCCGAACGCGCTGTATCGCGCGTTCCAGGTGTGGCTGTACGCGGGCCTCGCGGTCGCCGCCGCGCTGACGCTCGCGGCCGCATGGCTGAACCGCCGCGCGGGCGCCGCCGCCGCAATCACGATGTTCGGCGCGGCCTGGCTCGCGTTCGGCACGATCGGCGGCACCGGCCACGACGAGTTCGGCCGCTACAGCTCGGGCGCGCTGATCGCGCCGGCCGTGCGCGCGGAACTGGCGAAACTGCCGCCCGACACGCCGTTCTACTCGATCGAGATGCTCGATCACACGTTCCCGTTCTACGTCGGCCACACGACGATCATGGTGCAGCGCCAGGACGAGCTCGCGTTCGGCATCTCGGTCGAGCCGAACAAGTGGATTCCGACCGTCGACGAGTGGGTCGCGCGCTGGAAGCAGGACACCCACGCGCTCGCGATCATGGCGCCCGGCCAGTACGACACGCTGGTCAGGCAAGGCGTGCCGATGCGCGTGATCGCGCGCGACAACCGCCGCGTGATCGTCGAGAAACCCCAGTCGTAA
- a CDS encoding EamA family transporter, producing MNPISFVCIITGVMLNACAQLLLKAGVNAVGHFEFSRANIIPVGLKIATQLPIIGGLGCYVLSVVVWIVGLSRVDVSIAYPMLSLGYVVNAFAAWYLFGEVLSVQRLVGIGIILIGVLVLARS from the coding sequence ATGAACCCGATTTCGTTCGTCTGCATCATTACCGGCGTGATGCTCAACGCCTGCGCGCAACTTCTGCTGAAAGCCGGCGTCAACGCGGTTGGACACTTCGAATTCAGCCGTGCGAACATCATCCCGGTCGGCCTGAAGATCGCGACCCAGTTGCCGATCATCGGCGGGCTCGGCTGCTACGTGCTGAGCGTCGTCGTGTGGATCGTCGGGCTGTCGCGGGTCGACGTGTCGATCGCGTATCCGATGCTGTCGCTCGGCTATGTCGTCAACGCGTTCGCGGCCTGGTACCTGTTCGGCGAGGTGCTGTCGGTCCAGCGGCTCGTCGGCATCGGCATCATCCTGATCGGGGTGCTCGTGCTCGCGCGCAGCTGA
- the thrC gene encoding threonine synthase, translating to MNYISTRGAGIGERHTFSDILLGGLAKDGGLYLPADYPKVSADELARWRTLPYADLAFEILSKFCDDVPADDLRAITRRTYTADVYRNTRHGENAADITPLKTLGAEHGAPLSLLELSNGPTLAFKDMAMQLLGNLFEYTLAKHGETLNILGATSGDTGSAAEYAMRGKAGVRVFMLSPHKKMSAFQTAQMYSLQDPNIFNLAVEGVFDDCQDIVKAVSNDHAFKAQQKIGTVNSINWARVVAQVVYYFKGYFAATRSNDERVSFTVPSGNFGNVCAGHIARMMGLPIAKLVVATNENDVLDEFFRTGAYRVRSAENTYHTSSPSMDISKASNFERFVFDLLGRDPARVVQLFRDVEEKGGFDLAASGDFARVAEFGFVSGRSSHADRLATIRDVFSRYGTTIDTHTADGVKVAREHLDAGVPMIVLETAQPIKFGETIREALDREPERPAAFDGLEALPQRFEVVKADAQQVKEFIAAHTGA from the coding sequence ATGAACTACATCTCCACGCGCGGCGCCGGCATCGGCGAGCGCCACACGTTCTCCGACATCCTGCTCGGCGGTCTCGCGAAGGACGGCGGGCTCTACCTGCCCGCCGACTATCCGAAGGTGTCCGCCGACGAACTCGCGCGCTGGCGCACGCTGCCGTACGCGGATCTCGCGTTCGAGATCCTGTCGAAGTTCTGCGACGACGTGCCGGCCGACGACCTGCGCGCGATCACGCGCCGCACGTACACGGCCGACGTGTACCGCAACACGCGCCACGGCGAAAACGCGGCCGACATCACGCCGCTGAAGACGCTCGGCGCCGAGCACGGCGCGCCGCTGTCGCTGCTCGAGCTGTCGAACGGCCCGACGCTCGCGTTCAAGGACATGGCGATGCAGCTGCTCGGCAACCTGTTCGAGTACACGCTGGCCAAGCACGGCGAGACGCTGAACATCCTCGGCGCGACCTCCGGCGACACCGGCAGCGCGGCCGAATACGCGATGCGCGGCAAGGCCGGCGTGCGCGTGTTCATGCTGTCGCCGCACAAGAAGATGAGCGCGTTCCAGACGGCGCAGATGTACAGCCTGCAGGATCCGAACATCTTCAATCTCGCGGTCGAAGGCGTGTTCGACGATTGCCAGGACATCGTGAAGGCCGTGTCCAACGATCACGCGTTCAAGGCGCAGCAGAAGATCGGCACGGTCAACTCGATCAACTGGGCGCGCGTCGTCGCGCAGGTCGTGTACTACTTCAAGGGCTATTTCGCGGCGACGCGCTCGAACGACGAGCGCGTGTCGTTCACGGTGCCGTCGGGCAACTTCGGCAACGTCTGCGCGGGCCATATCGCGCGGATGATGGGGCTGCCGATCGCGAAGCTGGTGGTCGCGACCAACGAGAACGACGTGCTCGACGAGTTCTTCCGCACCGGCGCGTATCGCGTGCGCAGCGCCGAGAACACCTATCACACGAGCAGCCCGAGCATGGACATCTCGAAGGCGTCGAACTTCGAGCGCTTCGTGTTCGACCTGCTCGGCCGCGACCCCGCGCGCGTGGTGCAGCTGTTCCGCGACGTCGAGGAGAAGGGCGGCTTCGATCTCGCGGCGAGCGGCGATTTCGCGCGCGTCGCCGAGTTCGGCTTCGTGTCGGGTCGCAGCAGCCATGCGGACCGTCTCGCGACGATCCGCGACGTGTTCTCGCGCTACGGCACGACGATCGACACGCATACGGCCGACGGCGTGAAGGTCGCGCGCGAGCATCTGGATGCGGGCGTGCCGATGATCGTGCTCGAGACCGCGCAGCCGATCAAGTTCGGCGAGACGATCCGCGAGGCGCTCGATCGCGAGCCGGAGCGTCCGGCCGCGTTCGACGGGCTCGAGGCGCTGCCGCAGCGCTTCGAGGTCGTGAAGGCCGACGCGCAGCAGGTGAAGGAGTTCATCGCCGCGCATACGGGCGCATGA
- a CDS encoding pyridoxal phosphate-dependent aminotransferase, producing the protein MKPIQKSNKLLNVCYDIRGPVLEHAKRLEEEGHRIIKLNIGNLAPFGFDAPDEIIQDMIRNLPTSSGYSDSKGVFSARKAVMHYTQQKGVVGVGLDDIYIGNGASELIVMATQALLNDGDEVLLPAPDYPLWTAAVSLSGGTPVHYICDEQNAWMPDLDDIRRKITPNTKAIVVINPNNPTGALYSDALLLELLEIARQHGLIVFADEVYDKIVYDGLEHTAMGALSEDVITVTFNSLSKSYRSCGYRAGWMAVSGLGGDNRRRAKDYLEGLGILSSMRLCANVPGQFAIQTALGGYQSINELIVPSGRLFKQRELAYDMLTSIPGVTCVKPQAALYMFPRLDPKLYPIQNDQQFILDLLLEERVLLVQGTGFNWPTPDHFRVVFLPNLEDLADSIERIARFLDGYRKRHTA; encoded by the coding sequence GTGAAACCGATTCAGAAGTCGAACAAGCTGCTCAACGTCTGCTACGACATCCGTGGCCCGGTGCTCGAGCACGCGAAGCGCCTCGAGGAAGAAGGCCACCGCATCATCAAGCTGAACATCGGCAACCTCGCGCCGTTCGGCTTCGACGCGCCGGACGAGATCATCCAGGACATGATCCGCAACCTGCCCACGTCGTCCGGCTACTCGGATTCGAAGGGCGTGTTCTCGGCGCGCAAGGCCGTGATGCACTACACGCAGCAAAAGGGCGTGGTCGGCGTCGGCCTCGACGACATCTACATTGGCAACGGCGCGTCCGAGCTGATCGTGATGGCGACCCAGGCGCTGCTGAACGACGGCGACGAAGTGCTGCTGCCGGCGCCCGACTATCCGCTGTGGACGGCCGCGGTGAGCCTGTCGGGCGGCACGCCCGTGCATTACATCTGCGACGAGCAGAACGCGTGGATGCCCGATCTCGACGACATCCGCCGCAAGATCACGCCGAACACGAAGGCGATCGTCGTGATCAACCCGAACAACCCGACCGGCGCGCTTTATTCCGACGCATTGCTGCTCGAACTGCTCGAGATCGCGCGTCAGCACGGGCTGATCGTGTTCGCCGACGAGGTCTACGACAAGATCGTCTACGACGGCCTCGAGCACACGGCGATGGGCGCGCTGTCGGAGGACGTGATCACCGTCACGTTCAACAGCCTGTCGAAGAGCTATCGCTCGTGCGGCTACCGCGCGGGCTGGATGGCCGTGTCGGGCCTCGGCGGCGACAACCGCCGGCGCGCGAAGGACTACCTCGAGGGGCTCGGGATCCTGTCGTCGATGCGCCTGTGCGCGAACGTGCCCGGGCAGTTCGCGATCCAGACCGCGCTTGGCGGCTACCAGAGCATCAACGAGCTGATCGTGCCGAGCGGCCGCCTGTTCAAGCAGCGCGAGCTCGCCTACGACATGCTCACCTCGATTCCCGGCGTGACCTGCGTGAAGCCCCAGGCCGCGCTGTACATGTTCCCGCGTCTCGATCCGAAGCTTTACCCGATCCAGAACGACCAGCAGTTCATACTCGACCTGCTGCTCGAGGAGCGCGTGCTGCTCGTGCAGGGCACGGGCTTCAACTGGCCGACGCCGGACCACTTCCGCGTGGTCTTCCTGCCGAACCTCGAGGATCTCGCCGATTCGATCGAGCGGATCGCGCGCTTCCTCGACGGTTATCGCAAGCGCCACACGGCGTGA
- a CDS encoding homoserine dehydrogenase has product MEPIKVGLLGFGTVGSGTFTVLRRNQEEIKRRAGRGIEVARIAVRNPAKAQAALGGDTAGAQITDDFNAVVDDPSISIVAEMIGGTGIARELVLRAIANGKHVVTANKALLAVHGTEIFEAAREKGVMVAFEAAVAGGIPIIKALREGLTANRIQYIAGIINGTTNYILSEMRDRGLDFATALKAAQELGYAEADPTFDIEGVDAAHKATIMSAIAFGVPVQFDRAYVEGISKLDATDIRYAEELGYRIKLLGIARRAENGIELRVHPTLIPEKRLLANVEGAMNAVVVHGDAVGTTLYYGKGAGAEPTASAVVADLVDVTRLHTADPEHRVPHLAFQPDSLSNTPILPIDEVTSGYYLRLRVADETGVLADITRILADSGISIDALLQKESEQVDDANGETDIILITHETLEKNVNAAIARIESLSTVVSKVTKLRMEALN; this is encoded by the coding sequence ATGGAACCGATCAAAGTTGGCCTGTTGGGCTTCGGCACGGTGGGCAGCGGCACCTTCACGGTGTTGCGCCGCAACCAGGAAGAAATCAAGCGACGCGCGGGGCGCGGCATCGAGGTGGCGCGCATCGCGGTGCGCAACCCGGCCAAGGCGCAGGCTGCGCTCGGCGGTGACACCGCCGGCGCGCAGATCACCGACGACTTCAACGCGGTCGTCGACGATCCGTCGATCTCGATCGTCGCCGAGATGATCGGCGGCACCGGCATCGCGCGCGAGCTCGTGCTGCGCGCGATCGCGAACGGCAAGCACGTCGTGACCGCCAACAAGGCGCTGCTCGCGGTGCACGGCACCGAGATCTTCGAGGCCGCGCGCGAGAAGGGCGTGATGGTCGCGTTCGAAGCGGCCGTCGCGGGCGGGATCCCGATCATCAAGGCGCTGCGCGAAGGGCTGACCGCCAACCGCATCCAGTACATCGCCGGCATCATCAATGGCACGACCAACTACATCCTGTCGGAAATGCGCGACCGCGGGCTCGACTTCGCGACCGCGCTGAAGGCCGCGCAGGAACTCGGCTACGCGGAAGCGGACCCGACCTTCGACATCGAGGGCGTCGACGCCGCGCACAAGGCGACGATCATGAGCGCGATCGCGTTCGGCGTGCCGGTGCAGTTCGATCGCGCATACGTCGAAGGCATCAGCAAGCTCGATGCGACTGACATCCGCTACGCGGAAGAGCTCGGCTACCGGATCAAGCTGCTTGGCATCGCGCGCCGCGCCGAAAACGGCATCGAGCTGCGCGTGCACCCGACGCTGATCCCCGAGAAGCGCCTGCTCGCGAACGTCGAAGGCGCGATGAACGCGGTCGTCGTGCACGGCGACGCGGTCGGCACGACGCTGTACTACGGCAAGGGCGCGGGCGCGGAGCCGACGGCTTCGGCGGTGGTCGCGGACCTCGTTGACGTCACGCGCCTGCACACGGCCGATCCCGAGCATCGCGTGCCGCATCTCGCGTTCCAGCCGGACAGCCTGTCGAACACGCCGATCCTGCCGATCGACGAAGTCACGAGCGGCTACTACCTGCGGCTGCGCGTCGCCGACGAAACCGGCGTGCTGGCCGACATCACGCGCATCCTCGCCGATTCGGGCATCTCGATCGACGCGCTGCTGCAGAAGGAATCGGAGCAGGTCGACGACGCGAACGGCGAGACCGACATCATCCTGATCACGCACGAGACGCTCGAGAAGAACGTCAACGCGGCGATCGCGCGCATCGAGAGCCTGTCGACGGTCGTGTCGAAGGTGACGAAGCTGCGCATGGAAGCGCTGAACTGA
- a CDS encoding glycosyltransferase: MSHLEARAGHPGAASPEVSIVIPVYNEEDGLAALFARLYPALDALGTSYEVILINDGSRDRSAAMLADQFHVRPDTTRVVLLNGNYGQHMAILAGFAQSRGEIVITLDADLQNPPEEIGKLIAKMREGYDYVGSIRKQRQDSLWRRKASQMMNRLRERITRIKMTDQGCMLRAYSRRIIDTINVCGEVNTFIPALAYTFAQKPTEIEVAHEERFAGESKYSLYSLIRLNFDLVTGFSVVPLQWLSFIGVILSLGSAALFVLLLVRRFIVGAEVQGVFTLFAITFFLLGVILFALGLLGEYVGRIYQQVRARPRYLIQAVLEQHDGMPAAPVGAHHTGAQS, from the coding sequence ATGAGTCACCTTGAAGCACGCGCCGGCCATCCTGGCGCCGCGAGCCCGGAAGTATCGATCGTCATCCCCGTGTACAACGAGGAAGACGGCCTTGCCGCGCTGTTCGCGCGCCTGTACCCGGCCCTCGACGCGCTCGGCACGTCGTACGAAGTGATCCTGATCAACGACGGCAGTCGCGACCGCTCGGCCGCGATGCTCGCGGACCAGTTCCACGTGCGTCCCGACACGACGCGCGTCGTGCTGCTCAACGGCAACTACGGGCAGCACATGGCGATCCTCGCCGGCTTCGCACAGTCGCGCGGCGAGATCGTGATCACGCTCGACGCCGACCTGCAGAACCCGCCCGAGGAAATCGGCAAGCTGATCGCGAAGATGCGCGAGGGCTACGACTACGTCGGCTCGATCCGCAAGCAGCGCCAGGACAGCCTGTGGCGCCGCAAGGCGTCGCAGATGATGAACCGCCTGCGCGAACGCATCACGCGGATCAAGATGACCGACCAGGGCTGCATGCTGCGCGCCTACAGCCGCCGCATCATCGACACGATCAACGTGTGCGGCGAGGTCAACACGTTCATCCCCGCACTCGCCTACACCTTCGCGCAGAAGCCGACCGAGATCGAGGTCGCGCACGAGGAGCGTTTCGCCGGCGAATCGAAGTACTCGCTGTACAGCCTGATCCGGCTGAACTTCGACCTCGTGACCGGCTTCTCGGTCGTGCCGCTGCAATGGCTGTCGTTCATCGGCGTGATCCTGTCGCTCGGCTCGGCCGCGCTGTTCGTGCTGCTGCTCGTGCGCCGCTTCATCGTCGGCGCGGAAGTGCAAGGCGTGTTCACGCTGTTCGCGATCACGTTCTTCCTGCTCGGCGTGATCCTGTTCGCGCTCGGCCTGCTCGGCGAGTACGTCGGCCGCATCTACCAGCAGGTGCGCGCGCGGCCGCGCTACCTGATCCAGGCGGTGCTCGAACAGCATGACGGCATGCCGGCGGCGCCGGTCGGCGCGCATCACACCGGAGCGCAATCGTGA
- a CDS encoding Mth938-like domain-containing protein, whose translation MKLHQDTSGALNTVTGYGPDYVDVNLERHETSVIVLPGAPVREWPVASFDALAPEHFAMLLDPAPELVIFGSGARLRFPHPRLLAALAAKRIGVETMDFQAACRTYNILMAEGRKVAAALLIER comes from the coding sequence TTGAAACTGCACCAGGACACGAGCGGCGCGCTCAACACCGTTACCGGCTACGGCCCCGATTATGTCGACGTCAACCTCGAACGCCATGAAACGAGCGTCATCGTGCTGCCCGGCGCACCGGTACGGGAATGGCCGGTCGCGTCGTTCGACGCGCTCGCGCCCGAGCATTTCGCGATGCTGCTCGACCCGGCGCCCGAGCTCGTGATCTTCGGCAGCGGCGCGCGGCTGCGCTTTCCGCACCCGCGGCTGCTCGCGGCGCTCGCCGCAAAGCGGATCGGCGTCGAGACGATGGATTTCCAGGCCGCCTGCCGCACGTACAACATCCTGATGGCCGAAGGCCGCAAAGTCGCCGCCGCGCTCTTAATTGAACGTTAA
- the glp gene encoding gephyrin-like molybdotransferase Glp: protein MSNPNPAAPRAPMLSTAEALAALLDAAKPLAGAETVATLDALGRALAADVSSPLDVPPMHTSAMDGYAVRVADLLHGERRLPVSQRIPAGHPAAPLAAGTAARIFTGATVPPGADAVVMQEQTAIDGDAVEILHTPKAGEWITAQGADIRQGAVILPAGTRLTPQALGLAASVGCAQLPVARRIRVAVFFTGDELTMPGEPLKPGAIYNSNRFTLRGLLERLGCHVTDYGIVPDSLAATRDTLREAARDHDVILTSGGVSVGDEDHVKPAVEAEGRLALWQIAMKPGKPLAYGAVRRGDARGDAHFIGLPGNPVSSFVTFLLFVRPFLLRLSGVRDVAPRALSLRADFSQHKGDRRNEFLRARVNAAGGLDLFPNQSSAVLTSTVWGDGLIDNPPQHAISAGETVRFIPFSELLS from the coding sequence ATGTCGAACCCGAATCCCGCGGCGCCGCGCGCGCCGATGCTGTCGACCGCCGAGGCGCTGGCCGCGCTGCTCGACGCGGCGAAGCCGCTGGCCGGCGCTGAAACCGTGGCCACGCTCGACGCGCTCGGCCGCGCGCTGGCGGCCGACGTGAGCTCGCCGCTCGACGTGCCGCCGATGCATACGAGCGCGATGGACGGCTATGCGGTGCGTGTCGCCGACCTGCTGCACGGCGAGCGCCGCCTGCCCGTCTCGCAGCGCATCCCGGCCGGCCATCCGGCCGCGCCGCTCGCGGCCGGCACGGCCGCCCGGATCTTCACGGGCGCGACGGTGCCGCCCGGCGCCGACGCGGTCGTGATGCAGGAGCAGACCGCCATCGACGGCGACGCGGTCGAGATCCTGCATACGCCGAAGGCCGGCGAATGGATCACCGCCCAGGGCGCCGACATCCGGCAGGGCGCCGTGATCCTGCCGGCCGGCACGCGGCTCACGCCGCAGGCGCTGGGCCTTGCCGCGTCGGTCGGCTGCGCGCAGCTGCCGGTCGCGCGGCGGATCCGCGTCGCGGTGTTCTTCACCGGCGACGAGCTGACGATGCCCGGCGAGCCGCTCAAGCCCGGTGCGATCTACAACTCGAACCGCTTCACGCTGCGCGGGCTGCTGGAACGGCTCGGCTGCCACGTGACCGACTACGGGATCGTGCCCGATTCGCTCGCCGCGACGCGCGACACGCTGCGCGAAGCCGCGCGCGACCATGACGTGATCCTGACGAGCGGCGGCGTGTCAGTCGGCGACGAAGACCACGTGAAGCCGGCCGTCGAGGCCGAAGGGCGGCTCGCGCTGTGGCAGATCGCGATGAAGCCCGGCAAGCCGCTCGCCTACGGCGCGGTGCGCCGCGGCGACGCGCGCGGCGATGCGCACTTCATCGGCCTGCCCGGCAACCCCGTATCGAGTTTCGTCACCTTCCTGCTGTTCGTCCGGCCGTTCCTGCTGCGGCTGTCGGGCGTGCGCGACGTCGCGCCGCGCGCGCTGTCGCTGCGCGCCGATTTCTCGCAGCACAAGGGCGACCGGCGCAACGAATTCCTGCGCGCGCGCGTGAACGCGGCGGGCGGCCTCGACCTGTTCCCGAACCAGAGCTCGGCGGTGCTGACCTCGACGGTCTGGGGCGACGGCCTGATCGA